The stretch of DNA CTAGAGGAGGTGTCAGGGAAAGGGTCTCCCAAAACACCTGATGTGAGCAGGATCTGAGGGCAGTGTGGAGGGAGCCGCGAAGAACCCTGAAGAAGGGGATTTCACACAGGAAATGCTAAGGTCAGAGGTGTTGAAGAAATGGGGGCTGCTGACCTTGACTCagtaagacacacacacacacacacacaaccacaacCACAAACTCCAAAGCAGAAGTCCCCATTTTTCCACTCCAATACATAGGTTGTAATATCGATTGATGTTCTCTACCCCATCCTAGCCTCACTTTTCACCTTCTGGAACCCACCCACCACTGCCCAGCTCACTATTGAAGCTGTGCCATCCAATGCTGCAGAGGGAAAGGAGGTTCTTCTGCTTGTCCACAATCTGCCCCAGGACACTCTTGGCTACAACTGGTACAAAGGGGAAATGGTGGACGCCAATCATCGAATTATAGGATATGTAATAGCAACTCAAGTAAATACCTCAGGGCCTGCAGACAGCGGTCGAGAGACAATATACCCCAATGCAACCCTGCTGATGCAGAACGTCACCAGAAATGACACAGGATCCTACACCCTACAAGTCATAACGCTAAATCTTGTGAATGAAGAAGTAACTGGCCAATTCAGCGTACATCGTGAGTGATTCCCCATGACCTCTGGGTGTTGGGAGGTCAGTTCTACTTCACACACACAGGATTGTTAGGCCTGGGCTGTGCCTGTGTCCCACTCTGCATTACATCCCACTTTAGGGTTTGGACATGTAGTGCAGGACCCACACAGGGAAGATAGACTTCCACAGATCAGAATTCCTTTCCTGCATCCAGACCCTGCAGACACTTGCGGCAGAGGAAGGACAGTCTGATGGCAGGGGCTCAGCAGGAGGAGATCAGTCTCAGCCAAGCAACCCGTGCCCTCCCCATGGACCTGACCCTGAGAAAGACTAAAGAACTGGATCAGGGCCTGACCTGAGGGGCCCCCTGGGATCCTCACAGAGAAGCTCATCCCTGGATGCCCCTGCTCCAGACCCCTGTCCCAGGATCCTGACTCCAGGTGACCCCGGGGAACCTGTGCCAGCACTGGGTTGTGGCCTCCTGGGCAGGGCCAACTAGGAGCAAAGATTTACCAGCCATCCAAGGGCTGTGGCTTCTGGAGCTGCTCACCAGCTAGGGCTCAGACCCAGAGCCTGGGTAAGGACAGAGTCTTGTCCTTCACCTGAGATTCAGAGTGGAGAGGACAGATGGGCAAGCTTCTTAGGTCATCAGCCAACTGGCCTGGGAGGCTTAGGagactattatttattttaatagaagcTTATTATTGAGAAGAAACGGAGGCACAGGAAGACACAGTCACTGAACCAGGGTCACACAAACATGAGGGACAGATCAGGGTCGCATGAGGTCTCTCTCCAGCCACAGCCCCATCCTCTCTTCCACAAGAAAGCAGGGCTTATTGCATTCCATGGACCCCATGGTCATCCATTGATTCAAATCCTTTCTTCCTGGGCATCcaaagctcagagaagtgaaagCAAATAAACAACTGATTAATTTGTCCAGAACTAAATCACCTGCTCCAACTGTCAGAGCCGGTGCAAGAAATGTCCAGGCTCCCTCTAAGATCCTAACCCCACTCACTGAAACTGAAATCGTGTTTCCTGATGTGTTGTTGGCACTCCCATGGGAGGACAAAAGAGAAGACTTTGCTTTCTCTCCCCACTCACACCCTGCCCCAGGACAGGCCCAACATGTGACACACACTTGATCGTTCTCTCATGAAGGAGAGAGGGAATGAACGAGAGAATGAATGATCCAAAACCTCTTTAGAGACTAGATCCTGGATGGCCAGGCAGGTGCTGTCTGATAGGTTTACTGCCTGTTCCACACACATCTGTGTCCTCGTGATGGCATCATTGTGATAAATGGGGTCCTTCGGGTAGGGAGATGCATGAGCCACTGGCATTTCACTTAGACTCTAGCCAATTTGCAAAAacctaaggccgggcgcggtggctcaagcctgtaatcccagcactttgggaggccgagacgggtggatcacgagggcaggagatcgagaccatcctggctaacaccgtgaaaccccgtctctactaaaaaatacaaaaaactagccgggcgaggtggcgggcgcctatagtcccagctactcgggaggctgaggcaggagaatggcataaacctgggaggcagagcttgcagtgagctgagatccggccactgcactccagcctgggtgatagagcgagactccgtctcaaaaaaaaaaaaaaaaaaaaacctaatcaaACTCTACTTGTgtctcctgaggtcaagagaaaatgaagacagcATTGCACATGCCTGTTTTGGGTTCCTCTCAATCTTGCCTAACTCTGCATAGGAATTAGGGGCAGGGAGCTTTCTAAATTTACTAACATAACACACATCCCTTCTCCTAATTTGGCATTGTTCCTCCCTTTATGGAACTGACACACCTAAGACTTCCTCTCTGACCGGTTGTGTCCTCCTAACAGGACTCACGTGCCTCCCTCTACCTGGGAGCTACTAATTTCAAGCGTACTTCAGGATCTTCCTTTGAGCATAATGTGATCCTGCTGGAATTCACAGGATGCCTAAACCTTATTTTGTTATCAAGAGAAATACTCCTCCCACCAGTTGATTTAGATCTGTGAACAATTAAGAgcaatttctggccgggcgcggtggctcaagcctgtaatcccagcactttgggaggccgagacgggcggatcacgaggtcaggagatcgagaccatcctggctaacacggtgaaaccccgtctctactaaaaaatacaaaaaactagccgggcgaggtggcgggcgcctgtagtctcagctactcgggaggctgaggcaggagaatggcgtaaacccgggaggcggagcttgcagtgagctgagatctggccactgcactccagcctgggcgacagagcgagactccgtctcaaaaaaaaaaaaaaaaaaaaagagcaatttcTACTTATGGAAAAAATTTCATGTttcctccaattttgtttttgattgtAGTCAGAACATAATATCTAAACTcctgacaaattttaaaaagcaaattacagTTACACATTGACCATCAAAAATCCAAactctgaaatgctccaaaattccaCATTTTTTGGCCACTAACGTGATGCTCAAAAGAAATGCTCACAGGggcattttggatttgggattttcAGATTTGAGAAAACCGGTATGTATACTGCAAatgttcaaaaattttaaaaagttagaaattcaaaatactttttgttCCTAAGCCATATGTATAAGAAATACTCAATGTGTATGAACTATAGGCATGAAGCTGTACAGCACATCTCTAGAACCTCCTCATCCTgtgtaactgaaactgcagaccCATGAACAACATTCCATTCCACCCACTCCCAGCCcatagcaaccaccattctactacGTGATTCCGTGAGTGTGACTACCCTAGGAACCTCATGTAAGTAGAATCCTACAGTATCTATCCTGTGAGTGACTTATGTCACTTTGCATAGTGtccaatgggagaaaatatttgcaaaacttcTTCCCAAATTTCTCTCATAACTGTCAAACACCCACGGTCCATGAGAGCCAGATTTCCAGCACTTCATGCTCCCCCTTCCCACCAGTCAGTTTGCATTTGCAAATGTCCACATGTATTTATGGGAGGATCCACAGCTCCTCACCTGCCCTCTGCAGGGAAAGAAGGGACATTAAAAATCAAGGAAAGGAAACATGGTTCTGCTCCAAAGCCACCTGCTCTTGCCTGTCCCCTTCACTCCTTCTAGATCATTCCTTGGACTCTGCTCTATCTTTAGAGGTCACTGGCCCAAGTACGTCACAATGAAACACCTGGGAAACACTGCCCTACCTTGTGGCTCCACTGCCTGATGACGGAACCAACCTCCAGGCTTGCCCCTGGGCTCCCCTGTGTTATTTCTGTTGAAATACCCAGTCCCAGGTCAGGCTGCCCAGTATCCTCAGGAATTAAGGATAATGGCAAGTCCCATCATCTCCCATCTCTAGAATGTTCTTGGAAACAGAACTCTCAAAAACACACCTCAAGGGGCAAAGTAGGACTGTGAAGCTGGAAGGGACCCAGCACCTATATGTTCCAGGTGAGAACCCCAAGGTGCGCTAGGCAGGCAGCTGGTCAGGGAGGGATGAGAAGAGGCACCGGGATCTGTAACTCCCCGTCCTGGGTGTGTCCACAACCCAGCGCTGCTGCTTAATTCACACTTGAGAAAGTCTGTGCTTCTCCCACACAGAGAAGGCGGCCTCACGGTCTCTGAGCCCTGATCATCGTGCATCTGTCTTGTGACACACACACCTGCCGTGGGCTTTTAAGGACTCGAGtaggctgagaggtgggagatGCCAACTCTGATTGAAAGATGCCTGTGGAGGAATCAAAGGTGCCACACAGGAAAatcttctctctgttctctgtACAGCGGAGACTCCCAAGCCCTCCATCTCCAGCAACAACTCCAATCCCGTGGAAGACAGGGATGCTGTGGCCTTAACCTGTGAACCTGAGACTCAGAACACAACCTACCTGTGGTGGGTAAATGGTCAGAGCCTCCCGGTCAGTCCCAGGCTGCAGCTCTCCAATGGCAACAGGACCCTCACTCTACTCAGTGTCACAAGGAATGACGCAGGACCCTATGAGTGTGAAATACAGAACCCAGTGAGTGTGAACTTCAGTGATCCAGTCACCCTGAATGTGCTCTGTGAGTATCTTCTgttcctctgtggcccaggccgcCAGCCCAAATCCACACAACCAGAGGCCGGGCTTCTCAGTCCCTCTCAGCTCCAAAGATGCAGATCCCCACCCCTAGACACCCAGCTGGTCATGACTTTCTACCCCAGGCAAACATGGGTAGGCCCAGCCTCAACCAAGAATAAGAGGGGAGGGGGTGTCCCTGTCATGGGAGACTTGGGGTCCACATCTTCTGATGGGAGAAACGGGTAAATGTCTTGGACTCTGTCTCAGTAGACACAGAAGGGGTTTGGTTGGGAGTTTAGGGTTGTGGCTTGGCTCAGAGGGACACTGTGGCCTTTCTACAGACCAGGAGCTTCCCCTTCCCTCTGATGACATCACCTGTGGCTTTATTCTCTTTGCTCCAGATGGCCCAGATGCCCCCAACATTTCCCCTTCAGACACCTATTACCTTCCAGGGGTAAATCTCAACCTCTCCTGCCATGCGGCCTCTAATCCACCGGCACAGTATTCTTGGTCTGTCAATGGCACATTCCAGCAACACACACAAAAGCTCTTTATCCCCAACATCACTGCAAAGAACAGCGGATCCTATGCCTGCCACGCCACTAACTCAGCCACTTGCCGCAACAGGACCACAGTCAGGATGATCACAGTCTCTGGTAAGTGGATCCCTGGAGCATTGGCAGTATGTTTTCTGGTAGAGTCTATCTGGCTTTCAGAGATGAgccagaaaaaaagttttattcccAGCCTGTGTCCAATGGCACAAGCAAATCCCTAGTTTTTCTCCTAAACCCTCCCAATTCATCTCTACAGACTCTCTTCTgcctgtttttctgatttctcttggCTGACCTTGGGGCTAACCTGAGAAATGTGGAAAGGGGCCTTCATCAGCCCCAGAGCCCTATGTCGTGGAAAGGGCTTCAcaaaggggaaagaaggagggtCCTCAAGGTCAAGTtgcttttctttgtcaccaacaCATGGCACCCCCTATATTTCTGTTacccctttgttttcttttacccATGCCATTAGCTAAAAGAAACATCCAAGGCTTTGAAACAAGCCACGTTCTCCAAATGAGAGGAGGAAGCCCCTTGGATGAGGGAGGAGCAGCTCAGACTCTGCTCCCATCTCTGCTCCCAGCTCCCCTGGTGACACCTGGGGAGTGACTGGGGTGTATGGAGAAGGTGCCCAGGTGGCCTGTCCCAAATCTGGCTAAATCAAGTTGCCTGTTGAAGCCAAACCTCCCCCAAGTCAGGCTGCAGAAAAATGGGAAGACAGGGAGCCTCCAGGAAGACTTCTCAGCTGTGTCCTGGCTCTGAAGTCATGGACTGCATGAGGCTGTGGGCACAGCACAGAGGACAGTGAGTGATGCACACTTGGAGACATAGGGAGATTCAGTCACAGGGGTTCTGCATGGGAGGGAAGGGGCAGTGCCAGTGTGTATTTATAGAGGTAAGACTACCagccactatatatatattttacatgagACCATTaactatgttttttcttttcttttttttttttttttttttgagatggagtttcactcttgttgcccaggttggagtgtagtgatgcgatctcggctcatcacaacctccgcctcctgggttcaagcaattctcctgcctcagcctcccaagtagctgggattacaggcatgtgccaacacgcccagctaattttgtatttttagtagagacagggtttctccatgttggtcaggctggtcttgaacccccgacctcaggtgatctgcctgccttggcctcccaaagtgctgggattaccagcatgagccaccatgcccggccaccatTAACTATTACGATGCGTGCAATTtagtgttgtgtaaccatcaccaccatccatttccagaacttcttcatcttaccatattaaataaatttctcTACCCAATAAACAGTAACTCTTACTCCTTCTCCCCCTAACCCCTGGTAACCTCCATTCTACTTCTGTCTCTATGTAATTGACTATTCTAACAaccttatataaatggaattatataacagttcgccttttgtgtctggcttgttccacttaacataatgtttctAAGGTTCATTCATTTTGCaacatgtatcagaattttcttccttgttaagATTGAagaacattccattgtatggatacaccTCATTTTTCTACCCACTTATCTTTCAATGGACTTTtcggttgtttccaccttttggttgTTGTGTGACTAATGCTGCTGTCAACAttagtgtacaaatatctgttcaaattcCTTCCAGTTCTCTTGCATATAtgtccagaagtggaattgttggatcaaatggtaatccTTTGCTTAATTGTTTGAGAAACAGCCATACCATTTTCCACAGAGGCTATAACATTTCATACTTCTATCAGCAGTGCACTAGAGCTCCAATTTTTCCACCTCCTTAAAAAcacttgtttgtgtgtgtgtggttgtttcCTAATCAAAGCCATCCTAATGTGTTTGAGGTATTCCATCGttggggttttgttttgcataTCTGTTGAGCATCTTTGCATGTGCtaattggccatttgtatgtcgcccaggctggaatgcagtggtgtgatctcaacaaactgcaagcttcgcctcccgggttcacgccattctcctgcctcagcctccaaagtagctgggactacaggcacctgccaccacacccggctaattttttgtattttcagtagagacggggtttcactatgttagccaggatggtctccaactcctgaccttgtgatccacccgcctcagcctcccaaagtgctggcattacaggcgtgagccactgccaccgtgcccagccagtcttttgtccttttttaattgggttgttggatttttgctgttgtgaatttGTAgtagttcttcatatattctgaaaattaatcccttatcagacatgatttgcaaatatttttcccacttCAAGGGTTGCGTTTTCACTTGCTCGACAATGTTCTGTGATATATAAAAGTTATTGATTTTCATGAAGTTCAACTtacccattttttcttttgttgcctatgcttttgttGTTATAACCAAGAAACCACTGTGAAATCCAATGTCATGGAGTTTTTTTCCCTGTGTTTCcttctgagagttttatagtttttactcTTACATTTGGTCTTTGACCTACTGTGGGTTagttttttgtgtatggtgtCAGGTAAAGGTTCAGCTCATCCTTCTGCATGGATTTCCAGCTTTCCcaaaatcatttgttgaaaagactacacTTTCTTCATTCAGTGGTATTGGCACCCTTATCAAAAATCATTTGGCCATATATGCAAGCATTcctttctgggctttctattccaTTCCACTGGTTTCTATGTCCTCCTTTATGCAAGTACCACATTGTattgattactgtggctttgtaGTAAATGCTGAAATCAGGATTCAGCATTTTTTCTCAAGGTTCTTTTTTTCACGATTGTTTTGCTATTTTGAGTCCTgaaattccatatgaacttcaggataaatttttctctttctgcaaaaaaaaaaaaaaagtcattggaaTTCTGAAAGAAATTGTGTTGAATCCGTAGCTCCCTTTGGGTAGTACTGTCCTCCTAACAAtactgagtcttccaatccataaaaacaaaatgtcttcCCATTTATTGAGGttgtctttaatttccttcagcaatgttttctagttttccgAATACAAtcctttcatctccttggttaaacttatccctaagtattttattattctttttgatgttaatgtgaattaaattttttttcttaatttcctttttagattgttcattgttagtatacagaaatgcaactgatgtttgcacgttgattttgtatcctgcaacattactgaatttattcataaattctaacaggtttttttcatctttagagttttctacataGAAGTTCAAGTTATCTGTGAACAgacagataattttacttcttctttcccatctgaaagtctttcttttttttcttgcctaacttctctggctaggacttgtAATACTATGTTAAACAGACGTGGcaaaagtaggcatccttgtcttgttcctgatcatagggagaaagctttcagtctttctctattgagtatgatgttagcctTGGGCTTTTCATATACTGCCTTTATTATACTGAGATGGTTTCCTTCCAGTCACACTTAGCATGCTTTTATTAAGAaagaatattgaattttgtcaaatgaaatttttattcaAACTTCCTACTACTTATAGGTCTATttagattttttgtgtgtgtttctaggaatttgtccatttcacctAGGTTATCCACTTTATTGGCATGCAGTTATGCATAGTATTTTTGTAAACAATATTTCTCTAGAACTGATATATaatatctccattttcttttcttctttctttttttttttttttttttttttttttttttttttttttttttttttttttgagagcaagagagagagaaaaacagtctCGTTCTTTAGGctagcctgggctggagtgcagaggtgtgatcacaactcactatagtctcaacctcctgagttcaagtgatcctcccaactcagcttcccaggtagctgaaactacaggcgcatgccaccatgcctggctgatttttttttttttttttttttttaattttgtagagacaggctctccctatgttggcccggctggtttcaaactccaggcctcaagcaatccttccgatttggcttcccaaagtgctgggattgaaggtgtaagccaccatgctgggagtccattttcatttctgagtatAGCAATttcaatcttctctctttttttcttagtcaatcTAGTTAATGgttatcagttttgttgatcttattttgaagaaccaacttttggtttcaatGATTTCCTCTACTGTTTTTCCATTCTCCATTTCATTTATATCAACTCTAATCCTTATTACTTCCTCCATTCACTGtgtttgggtttagtttgtttttctcctatatCATGAAGTTGTAaattaggttgttgatttgagatgtttcctcttttgtaatgTAAGAGTTTACAGTTACAAATTTCTTGCACAAGattcttaacttctctgagcctctgattTCTCAACTCAAAATTGCAGTAACAGTGTTTGCTTCATAGCATGGTTTTAAGGGTTTAATGTAATCATCAATGAAACCTTCAGCAAAATGCCTCACACAGAGGAAATGTTTCATAAATTTTAGCTGGTATATTACTACTATTATCATTAGCTTCAAGTTGGATAGTCCTAGAATCAAATCTCAAGTCTACTTCTCACCAGTCATATGACATCAGGAAAGTTTTTTCGCCACTCTAAGTCTTTGtcgtctcatctgtaaaatggaaataatgtctACCTGACAGGGTTATTGTATAAAACAAATGAGATACAGGTAAAGTATTTAACACAGGGCCTGGCCCATAGCAGACGCCCCTCAACAGTAGCTAACATAGCATTAATAATCAACCTGAGTTGACTGGTGAGGGCCAAAAGTAAACGGTtccaatagaaataaagaaacagatgCAAAAggttatgtgtctgtgtgtctgtgtgtgtgtgtgtgtgtgtgtgtaaaaggtATCTTacgtaaatacacacacatattttaaaaagaggcaacACAGAAAACACGAGGACATGGTTACTGGCTAcatgtgaaagagagagaaaaaaagctaaGTGCAAAGAATCAAACCAAGTATGTTAGTTTTTACCCAATGAGATGCAACCAAGATGGGATTAGACATGCAAGATAATTTATTAGGAAAAACACCTGTGAGGGAAAGTGGAGCAGGTGTGAGAGGAGCCCAGGAGAGCCCTCAGACCACGATGCAGATTTGATTcctgtgaaggagaaagaaaaggaagttttaGATAACAGCGCAATTCTAAGTGAGTTTAGGCAAGGCTGATGGGGCGTCCTCCAACCAGTCACCCGTCAGAGTTAAACAGAGTCTCACAATACTGGGCTTGCTTCCATAGCCCTTCTGAGAGCCCCTGGAAAGAGAGGTCTCTGTGCAAAGGAGGTGGTCAATTTGGAATGCCCTGACCTGGGCCTTCTGTCAATCAACTCCCTGCCATAGAGACCTGCCAAAACTAAGACACTGAGAAAAAGATCCAACCGTGAAAAGGTGGAAAGTTCTAATGACACATAAAATAGCAATCAGCTTTTTCACATCACAAAGCcttcaaaaataagtaaagaaaggCCAGGATGAAATTGGCAGAAGCCTGATCACCAGCCTAGAAACATGGTGACAGGGAAAAAACCCTGCAAGAATACAGATGGCTAATCACCTCCCAGCAAGCTTCCCACAAAAAATAATGCATTCCTTGAAAAAACAAGTAGAGACTACTTCATGCTAGGAGCTGGTTCCTGGGGTACCCCACTGTAAAATGGCATcaccttcattctttcttttcttttctttccatgacAGATGCTTCAATGCAAGGAAGTTCTCCTGGCCTCTCAGCTAGGGCCACTGTCAGCATCATGACTGCAATACTTGCCAGGGTGGCTCTGACACAGTAGCCCTGGTGTAGTTTCTGCATTTCAGGAAGACTGGCAGGTATGATGGCCTTTCCTCTTGTCCTGTTTCCTGCAGGGCTGACTGCCATGCTTGGGAGAGAGACCTGTATACTGGGACTggatctcctcctcctcccaatAAACTCCTGCTTCTCAGCACTAATTCCTGCAGGTCTCTTCTTCCCTGGTCTGCATGCTTCCTGTACCCCACTGTCTCTTAGACATAATTATCCCCAACCTCTGCTCATTTGTTTCCCAGATTCAATACACTATGAAAGTCTTCTGATCCTTTCTTAACATCTCTCACTTGCGTCATTCTCTCCATTCCCACAGACCTCAACAACTGTTCAAAGTCCTGCTTGACTCCCTGTCTCCAGTCTTCAAAATCTTCCTTGCATATGACTGTCTCATTACCTTCCTAAAATCTAGTTCACTCACCTACTGAAGAATCTAAAGGGGCCTATTCTGGCATATTTTACAAGTTCACATTTCTTCTCTTTACTAATCCTTCTCAATTCCTTTACCTCTACTTCCTAGTATAATTCCTCCATCCTAATTAGAACTGTCTTCCTACACATCCCTGCACCTCTACCCCATATACACATAGAACTCTTAGTTCCAATGCTATGCTTAGAAGCAGGGTAATCTGcgggacgcagtggctcacgcctgtaatcccagcactttgggaggccgaggcgggtggatcacgaggtcaggagatggagaccatcctgactaacacggtgaaaccccgtctctactaaaaatacaaaaaattagccgggcatggtggcaggcgcctgtagtcccagctactcgggagcctgaggcaggagaacggtgtgaaccctggaggcggagcttgcagtgagccgagatggcgccactgcactccagcctgggcgacagagcgagactctgtctcaaaaaaacaaaaaaggccgggcgcggtggctcaagcctgtaatcccagcactttgggaggccgagacgggcggatcacgaggtcaggagatcaagaccatcctggctaacactgtgaaaccccgtctctactaaaaaatacaaaaaactagccggacgaggtggcgggcgcctgtagtcccagctactcgggaggctgaggcaggagaatggtgtgaacccgggaggcggagcttgcagtgagctgagatccggccactgcactccagcccgggcaacagagcgagactccgtctcaaaaaaaaaaagaaaagaaaaataaaaaagaaacagggtaATCTCCCATCCACTATCTGAACTGTGGAGTTACCCACATACCCTTCAAAACAAGGAACCTCTGACCTCATGGAGAACAATGATTCTAGCATTAATGTGTGAACCTGAGATTCAGGACACAACCTATGTGTGGTTGAGAACCTTTTCCTGATGACCAATTCATGTGTTCAt from Rhinopithecus roxellana isolate Shanxi Qingling chromosome 12, ASM756505v1, whole genome shotgun sequence encodes:
- the CEACAM8 gene encoding carcinoembryonic antigen-related cell adhesion molecule 8 isoform X1, which gives rise to MGPISAPPCRGCIPWQGLLLTASLFTFWNPPTTAQLTIEAVPSNAAEGKEVLLLVHNLPQDTLGYNWYKGEMVDANHRIIGYVIATQVNTSGPADSGRETIYPNATLLMQNVTRNDTGSYTLQVITLNLVNEEVTGQFSVHPETPKPSISSNNSNPVEDRDAVALTCEPETQNTTYLWWVNGQSLPVSPRLQLSNGNRTLTLLSVTRNDAGPYECEIQNPVSVNFSDPVTLNVLYGPDAPNISPSDTYYLPGVNLNLSCHAASNPPAQYSWSVNGTFQQHTQKLFIPNITAKNSGSYACHATNSATCRNRTTVRMITVSDASMQGSSPGLSARATVSIMTAILARVALTQ
- the CEACAM8 gene encoding carcinoembryonic antigen-related cell adhesion molecule 8 isoform X2, with protein sequence MGPISAPPCRGCIPWQGLLLTASLFTFWNPPTTAQLTIEAVPSNAAEGKEVLLLVHNLPQDTLGYNWYKGEMVDANHRIIGYVIATQVNTSGPADSGRETIYPNATLLMQNVTRNDTGSYTLQVITLNLVNEEVTGQFSVHPETPKPSISSNNSNPVEDRDAVALTCEPETQNTTYLWWVNGQSLPVSPRLQLSNGNRTLTLLSVTRNDAGPYECEIQNPVSVNFSDPVTLNVLWVNLNLSCHAASNPPAQYSWSVNGTFQQHTQKLFIPNITAKNSGSYACHATNSATCRNRTTVRMITVSDASMQGSSPGLSARATVSIMTAILARVALTQ